The genomic interval GATAAAAATAGAGTCCGCTGGCATACCGGGACCCATCCCACCGGATCTGCCGCCTGCCCGCTTGCTGGGTTTCATCTAGCGTCTTACATCTCGCATCTCACCTTTTCCTTTGTTCCCCTTCTTGCCCTTTCCCCCCTTCTTGTCGTCTTTATCCTTTTTTCCGCCCTTGCCCCCGCCGGTCCGTTCCCCGCCGAGCTGCTCCAGCAGTTCCAGCCCGTTGAACCAGAGCAGCGCGTACCCCTCACTGGTGATGTGCTTGCCCTGCTGGGCGCGCACCTCGTTAAGGAATGCGTTCAGCCCGTTGATCGCCTGTTTGGTCTTATCCTTCGAAAGCTGTTTGTCCACGTTGTCCAGCTTGGCTTGGAGACTCCGGCAAATACCTTTGTTCGTTACCCAGGTGGTGTCGCAGGAGAAGACCAGGTAGGAGTTCAGACTGTCCAAAAATACTCCCATGTCAACGTTCTCCGACCATACTCTGGGAGAAATAGTATCTCCCTTATAAGCGGCTTCTTTCCAATCAATGAAAATTTCATCCTCCGTGTAACCGGCCTTAAATAAACTATCTATATACTCATCAGTAAGAGGTTCTACAAAGCCTTCTGTATAAAATGGATGGATTGCGGGTAATCCTTCAGAGTTGAATGAGATTTCTATCTGTTCACCTGGAGATAGTCCGTTTTCTGGAGGCAAATCCAAAATCTTACCTGCGGCTGCTCCAGTAATATAGATTTTATCCAATCCAT from Fodinibius salinus carries:
- a CDS encoding FIMAH domain-containing protein, which translates into the protein MRIIFLLIVPFSICQAGICQIERPNKAYGEFTAEVTRSDSVGYIYDYTIKNAEESEQVLVAFSIFIKDKSFYNKTIPSPSTKKWYIDGLDKIYITGAAAGKILDLPPENGLSPGEQIEISFNSEGLPAIHPFYTEGFVEPLTDEYIDSLFKAGYTEDEIFIDWKEAAYKGDTISPRVWSENVDMGVFLDSLNSYLVFSCDTTWVTNKGICRSLQAKLDNVDKQLSKDKTKQAINGLNAFLNEVRAQQGKHITSEGYALLWFNGLELLEQLGGERTGGGKGGKKDKDDKKGGKGKKGNKGKGEMRDVRR